A part of Cannabis sativa cultivar Pink pepper isolate KNU-18-1 chromosome 6, ASM2916894v1, whole genome shotgun sequence genomic DNA contains:
- the LOC115695211 gene encoding uncharacterized protein LOC115695211, producing MITAQSRQKSYTDLKKTGGLVFRRGLSVLEGINYEGDYAFWKKGKVKPKFIGLFEILDKVGQVAYRLALPPTLAKTHNVFHISMLRKYVPDPTHVLKYSNLNLQQDMSYMARPVRVIEKGIKVLRNKTIPLVKILWSDSSDREATWELETDMQKQYPELFSGR from the coding sequence atgatcaccgcccaaagtagacagaaaagttatacAGACCTGAAAAAGACGGGAGGTTTAGTTTTCCGTAGGGGACTTAGTGTTCTTGAAGGTATCAATTATGAAGGGGATTATGCATTTTGGAAAAAGGGGAAAGTTAAGCCCAAGTTCATAGGTCTTTTTGAGATACTGGACAAAGTTGGTCAGGTAGCTTACCGTTTAGCCCTACCGCCAACATTAGCAAAAACGCATAATGTTTTCCACATTTCCATGTTACGTAAGTATGTACCTGATCCGACACATGTGCTTAAGTACTCGAACTTAAACTTGCAGCAAGACATGAGTTATATGGCACGACCTGTGCGCGTGATAGAAAAGGGAATAAAAGTCTTACGGAATAAGACTATACCCTTAGTTAAGATCTTGTGGAGTGATAGTTCTGATAGAGAAGCGACATGGGAGTTGGAGACAGACATGCAGAAACAGTACCCTGAGTTATTCTCTGgtaggtaa